From Panicum hallii strain FIL2 chromosome 2, PHallii_v3.1, whole genome shotgun sequence, a single genomic window includes:
- the LOC112882161 gene encoding heat stress transcription factor B-2c-like gives MAEQGGATGEAGGSEPPAPAPAPAPPPPMAAEAVGQRSLPTPFLTKTYQLVDDPAEDDVISWNEDGSTFVVWRPAEFARDLLPKYFKHNNFSSFVRQLNTYGFRKIVPDRWEFANDCFRRGEKRLLCDIHRRKVAPVPAAPGAALATAAAAAASGAVTVAAAPIPMALPVTLPGSPALSSDEQVLSSNSGSAEDHLQAVPSGSGGASASGDTGGENERLRRENARLTRELGQMKKLCNNILHLMTKYASSQQLDASAALSSVVNCSGESSEAAPPPPPLPPAILDLMPSCPGLATAAAGLVADADPDQAARLFGVSIGLKRSREEDGTGEEPADHGGSGAEVKTEASDPHQHPSGSSKEASPDQHPWPIYRPTPVYHSARPCNGLDQGAGSDQDGSNSR, from the exons ATGGCCGAGCAGGGCGGCGCCACCGGGGAGGCTGGCGGCAGCGAGCCCCCTGCGCCCGCGCCTGCCccggcgccaccgccaccgATGGCTGCGGAGGCGGTGGGGCAGAGGTCGCTGCCGACGCCGTTCCTGACCAAGACGTACCAGCTGGTGGACGACCCGGCGGAGGACGACGTGATCTCGTGGAACGAGGACGGCTCCACGTTCGTggtgtggcggccggcggagttCGCGCGCGACCTCCTCCCCAAGTACTTCAAGCACAACAACTTCTCCAGCTTCGTGCGGCAGCTCAACACCTAT GGATTTAGGAAGATCGTGCCCGACCGATGGGAGTTCGCCAACGACTGCTTCCGGCGCGGGGAGAAGCGCCTGCTCTGCGACATACACCGCCGCAAGGTAGCGCCGGTTCCGGCCGCGCCGGGAGCGGCTCtggcgaccgccgccgccgccgcggcgtccggGGCGGTGACGGTCGCCGCGGCGCCGATCCCCATGGCCCTGCCGGTGACGCTGCCGGGCTCGCCGGCGCTCTCCTCCGACGAGCAGGTGctctcctccaactccggctCCGCTGAGGACCACCTGCAGGCGGTGCCGTCCGGCTCCGGGGGCGCGTCCGCGTCGGGCGACACGGGCGGGGAGAACGAGCGCCTCCGCCGCGAGAACGCGCGGCTGACCCGCGAGCTCGGGCAGATGAAGAAGCTCTGCAACAACATCCTGCACCTCATGACCAAGTACGCCTCCTCCCAGCAGCTCGACGCCTCCGCGGCGCTGTCCTCCGTCGTGAACTGCTCCGGCGAGTCCTCGGAGgccgctcccccgccgccgcccctccccccggCGATCCTCGATCTCATGCCCTCGTGCCCGGGCCTGGCCACCGCGGCCGCGGGCCTTGTCGCCGACGCGGACCCCGACCAGGCCGCGAGGCTGTTCGGCGTCTCCATCGGGCTGAAGCGGTCGCGGGAGGAGGACGGCACCGGCGAGGAGCCGGCGGACCACGGCGGCTCCGGCGCGGAGGTGAAGACGGAGGCGTCGGATCCGCATCAGCATCCATCAGGCAGCAGCAAGGAGGCGTCGCCGGACCAGCACCCGTGGCCCATATACCGGCCCACGCCCGTGTACCACTCGGCGCGGCCCTGCAACGGGCTGGACCAGGGCGCCGGGTCCGACCAAGACGGGTCCAACTCCAGGTGA
- the LOC112882877 gene encoding protein ROOT PRIMORDIUM DEFECTIVE 1 — MLRRIAALRPPPPPRAAASVGAGAATYSSKSTSIPQKQQRVRDHAFDGIMEVQKRVRRFHALHSLLLYAAAPTAASRGGGSGTVSVPFTRLGALARRQLRLAPLDAGRFLLRHAHAFHLFLHPVHRMLHARLTPRAAAALRAEAEAVAAALPSASIIRLRKLLLLAPPHRRLRLEHIHLLRRDLGLPDDFAESVIQSNPSLFRLTPDGFVEFLPSPTDPPDLSVAAVERARERHYREHRAPGSGEEDARFAFPIRFPPGFKIGKYFRIAVWKWQRLPYASPYADVSGHDLRSLEAQRRMEKRAVAAVHELLSLTVEKRTTLERLALFREALGVPKKIKEFLLKYQGIFYISTRGNQGKLHTVFLREAYYKGELVEPNEIHEARRKLEELLMISPQKANLDRMFTSMGRGWDELGGGRHGGAELRDEFLRDGGGQKKHADTDGADSGEDSSVESLYID, encoded by the coding sequence ATGCTCCGCCGCATCGCGGccctccggccgccgccaccgccgcgtgCGGCCGCTTCtgtgggggcgggggcggccacCTATTCCTCCAAGTCCACCTCCATCCCACAGAAGCAGCAGCGCGTCCGCGACCACGCTTTCGACGGCATCATGGAGGTCCAGAAGCGCGTCCGCCGCTTCCACGCCCTCCACTCCCTGCTCCTCTACGCCGCCGCCCCGACCGCGGCCTCCcgcggcggcggaagcggcACTGTGTCCGTCCCCTTCACCCGCCTCGGCGCCCTGGCGCGCCGCCAGCTCCGCCTCGCGCCCCTCGACGCCGGTCGCTTCCTCCTGCGCCACGCGCACGCCTTCCACCTCTTCCTCCACCCCGTCCACCGCATGCTCCACGCCCGCCtcaccccgcgcgccgccgcggcgctccGTGCCGAGGCCGAGgctgtcgccgccgccctcccttcCGCGTCCATCATCCGCCTCCGcaagctcctcctcctcgcgcccccgcaccgccgcctccgGCTCGAGCACAtccacctcctccgccgcgaCCTCGGCCTCCCCGATGATTTCGCCGAATCCGTTATCCAGTCCAACCCCTCCCTCTTCCGCCTCACCCCCGACGGCTTCGTCGAGTTCCTGCCCTCCCCCACAGACCCGCCCGACCTCAGCGTCGCCGCGGTCGAGCGCGCCCGGGAGCGCCACTACCGCGAGCACCGCGCACCCGGCTCTGGCGAGGAGGATGCGCGTTTTGCGTTCCCCATCCGCTTCCCGCCAGGGTTTAAGATCGGCAAGTACTTTCGGATTGCTGTCTGGAAATGGCAGCGCCTCCCCTATGCGTCACCCTACGCGGACGTCTCGGGACATGACCTGCGCTCACTTGAGGCTCAACGCCGCATGGAGAAGCGAGCGGTCGCTGCCGTCCATGAGCTGCTCTCGCTCACTGTCGAGAAGCGCACTACACTGGAGCGCCTTGCACTGTTCCGGGAGGCACTTGGTGTGCCCAAGAAGATCAAGGAGTTCTTGCTTAAGTATCAGGGCATATTTTACATATCCACCAGGGGAAATCAGGGGAAGCTGCATACAGTGTTCCTGAGGGAGGCATATTACAAGGGGGAACTTGTTGAGCCAAATGAGATACACGAGGCAagaaggaagttggaggagcTGCTCATGATCAGCCCACAGAAGGCGAATTTGGACCGGATGTTCACCAGCATGGGTCGTGGATGGGATGAGCTTGGTGGTGGTCGCCATGGTGGAGCTGAATTGAGGGACGAGTTTCTTAGGGATGGAGGTGGCCAGAAAAAGCATGCTGATACTGATGGTGCTGATAGTGGGGAGGACTCGAGCGTTGAATCACTCTACATTGATTGA
- the LOC112882709 gene encoding RHOMBOID-like protein 2 — protein sequence MASNGDGKGRVAAAAGGYGYGYGGYEGPEERKWWPWLVPTVIVACIAVFVVEMYENNCPKHGSQLGDCVAGFLRRFSFQPLRENPLLGPSSSTLEKMGALDWNKIVHQHQGWRLISCIWLHAGLIHLVVNLLSLLFIGIRLEQQFGFVRIGAIYLLSGFGGSVLSALFLRNNYISVGASGALFGLLGSMLSELLMNWTIYSNKAAAIITLLFIIALNLAIGILPHADNFAHIGGFATGFLLGFVLLARPQFGWMERHELPQTSQPPKYKAYQYVLWVVALILLLVGFVISLVMLFKGKNGNDGCHWCHYLNCVPTSKWKCNT from the exons ATGGCGAGCAACGGCGACGGGAAGGGCCGCgtggcggcagcggccgggggATACGGGTACGGGTACGGCGGGTACGAGGGGCCCGAGGAGCGCAAGTGGTGGCCGTGGCTCGTGCCCACCGTCATCGTCGCCTGCATCGCGGTCTTCGTCGTCGAGATGTACGAGAACAACTGCCCCAAGCACGGGAGCCAGCTCGGGGACTGCGTCGCCGGGTTCCTGCGCCGCTTCTCCTTCCAGCCGCTCCGGGAGAATCCGCTCCTCGGGCCGTCGTCCTCCAC TTTGGAGAAAATGGGAGCCCTTGACTGGAACAAAATTGTTCATCAGCACCAAGGCTGGCGCCTTATCAGCTGCATCTGGCTCCATGCTGGCCTAATCCATTTGGTTGTGAACTTGCTAAGTTTGCTGTTTATTGGAATCCGCCTTGAACAGCAATTTGGATTTG TTCGCATTGGTGCCATATACCTACTATCCGGTTTTGGTGGCAGCGTGCTGTCTGCACTCTTCCTACGGAACAACTACATCTCTGTTGGTGCATCTGGAGCTTTATTTGGCCTGCTTGGATCCATGCTCTCAGAGCTACTCATGAACTGGACTATTTATTCCAACAAG GCAGCAGCCATAATAACTCTCCTGTTTATTATTGCGCTCAACTTGGCTATTGGGATACTACCTCACGCCGACAACTTTGCTCATATTGGTGGATTCGCTACTGGCTTCCTCTTGGGCTTTGTTCTGTTGGCTAGGCCTCAATTTGGTTGGATGGAACGCCATGAGTTGCCACAGACTAGCCAACCTCCTAAGTACAAAGCATACCAATACGTGCTGTGGGTTGTGGCACTCATCTTGCTATTGGTCGG GTTTGTGATTTCACTGGTGATGCTTTTCAAGGGGAAGAATGGGAACGATGGCTGTCACTGGTGCCACTACCTGAACTGCGTGCCAACATCGAAGTGGAAGTGCAACACCTAG
- the LOC112882162 gene encoding BON1-associated protein 2, with translation MARKGSGTAMPAPAMTLEVTVVSAEGVRVASGRPLCRGAYVVVHTASSSAPTRADADADCHGFPYWAEAVRVALPAGAPALDVEICRTRAGSGGRPAAEPVAAARVPVEDFTVGPPGHLHCLSYRLFDSGRSGVRRRNGIVNLTVRRIDGAPPAQGKAPPPLAGKAVDAAGPSGSGVSCCAAAAGLGKPAAPAGAVMGYPVGC, from the coding sequence ATGGCGCGCAAGGGGTCAGGGACGGCAatgccggcgccggcgatgaCGCTCGAGGTGACCGTGGTGTCCGCGGAGGGCGTCCGCGTGGCCTCGGGCCGCCCGCTGTGCCGCGGCGCCTACGTCGTGGTCCACACCGCCTCGTCCTCCGCGCCCACccgcgccgacgccgacgccgactgCCACGGCTTCCCGTACTGGGCCGAGGCCGTACGCGTGGCGCTCCCCGCGGGGGCGCCCGCGCTGGACGTGGAGATCTGCCGCACGCGCGCCGGCAGCGGGGGGCGCCCGGCAGCGGagcccgtggcggcggcgcgcgtcCCCGTCGAGGACTTCACCGTCGGCCCGCCGGGGCACCTGCACTGCCTCAGCTACCGCCTGTTCGACTCCGGGCGCTCCGGGGTGCGCCGCCGCAACGGCATCGTCAACCTCACCGTCAGGAGGATCGACGGCGCGCCGCCGGCTCAGGGgaaggcgccgccgccgctggcagGGAAGGCCGTGGATGCCGCCGGCCCGAGCGGGAGCGGCGTTTCGTGctgtgccgccgccgcaggTCTGGGGAAGCCGGCGGCTCCGGCTGGTGCGGTGATGGGGTATCCCGTCGGGTGCTAG
- the LOC112880650 gene encoding homeobox-leucine zipper protein ROC6-like, whose product MSFGGMFDGAAGSGVFSYDAGGGGGGGGAGMHNHGRLIPAPPLPKPGGFGAPGLSLGLQTNMDGGQLGDMSRMGLMGGSGSGSAGEGDSLGRGREDENDSRSGSDNVDGASGDELDPDNSNPRKKKKRYHRHTPQQIQELEAVFKECPHPDEKQRMELSKRLNLESRQVKFWFQNRRTQMKTQIERHENALLRQENDKLRAENMTIREAMRNPICANCGGAAVLGEVSLEEQHLRIENARLKDELDRVCALAGKFLGRPISSGSPMPSLPGCSGLELAVGSNGFGLGPLGASALQPLPDLMGGGLPGSVGSAAMRLPAGIGALDGAMHGAADGVDRTVLLELGLAAMEELMKVAQMDELLWLPNPDGGGGLETLNFDEYRHAFARVFGPSPAGYVAEATREAGVAITSSVDLVDSLMDAARWSEMFPCIVARASTTDIISSGMGATRSGSIQLMHAELQVLSPLVPIREVVFLRFCKQHAEGLWAVVDVSVDAVLRPDGGNPHAHHHNLAQNGGAAGYMGCRLLPTGCIVQDMNNGYSKVTWVVHAEYDEAAVHQLYRPLLRSGQALGARRWLASLQRQCQYLAILCSNSLPARDHAAITPVGRRSMLKLAQRMTDNFCAGVCASAAQKWRRLDEWRGGEGGGAAGNGGGAGEGEEKVRMMARQSVGAPGEPPGVVLSATTSVRLPATPPQRVFDYLRDEQRRGEWDILANGEAMQEMDHIAKGQHHGNAVSLLRPNATSGNQNNMLILQETCTDSSGSLVVYAPVDVQSMHVVMNGGDSAYVSLLPSGFAILPDGHSPPSNAAQGSPSVQSASGSAGSLVTVAFQILVNNLPTAKLTVESVETVSNLLSCTIQKIKSALQASIVTP is encoded by the exons ATGAGCTTCGGTGGCATGTTCGATGGCGCCGCCGGCTCCGGCGTCTTCTCCTACGACgctggtggaggaggaggaggaggcggcgcagGCATGCACAACCACGGCCGCCTcatccccgcgccgcccctcccgaAGCCCGGCGGATTCGGCGCCCCCGGCCTCTCGCTCGGGCTG CAAACGAACATGGACGGCGGGCAGCTGGGCGACATGAGCCGTATGGGCCTGATGGGCGGCAGCGGGAGCGGGAGCGCCGGCGAAGGCGACTCGCTGGGCCGCGGCCGGGAGGACGAGAACGACAGCCGCTCAGGCAGTGACAACGTGGACGGCGCCTCCGGCGACGAGCTCGACCCGGACAACAGCAACCCGCGCAAGAAGAAGAAGCGATACCACCGCCACACCCCGCAGCAAATCCAAGAGCTCGAAGC TGTGTTCAAGGAATGCCCCCACCCCGACGAGAAGCAAAGGATGGAGCTCAGCAAGCGGCTCAACCTGGAGAGCCGCCAGGTCAAGTTCTGGTTCCAGAACCGCCGCACGCAGATGAAG ACGCAGATCGAGCGGCACGAGAACGCGCTGCTGCGGCAGGAGAACGACAAGCTGCGGGCGGAGAACATGACGATCCGGGAGGCGATGCGCAACCCCATCTGCGCCAACTGCGGTGGCGCGGCCGTGCTCGGTGAGGTGTCGCTGGAGGAGCAGCACCTGCGCATCGAGAACGCGCGCCTCAAGGACGAGCTCGACCGCGTCTGCGCGCTCGCCGGTAAGTTCCTGGGCCGCCCGATCTCCTCCGGCAGCCCGATGCCGTCCCTGCCGGGGTGCTCCGGCCTCGAGCTCGCCGTCGGCAGCAACGGCTTCGGCCTCGGCCCGCTAGGCGCGTCGGCGCTGCAGCCCCTCCCCGACCTGATGGGCGGCGGCCTGCCTGGCTCCGTGGGGTCGGCGGCCATGCGCCTGCCCGCGGGCATTGGCGCCCTCGACGGCGCCATGCACGGCGCGGCCGACGGCGTGGACCGCACCGTCCTCCTCGAGCTCGGGCTCGCCGCGATGGAGGAGCTCATGAAAGTGGCGCAGATGGACGAGCTGCTCTGGCTCCCCAaccccgacggcggcggcggcctcgagACGCTCAACTTCGACGAGTACCGCCACGCGTTCGCCAGGGTGTTCGGGCCGAGCCCCGCCGGGTACGTCGCCGAGGCGACCCGCGAGGCCGGCGTCGCCATCACCAGTagcgtggacctcgtcgacagCCTCATGGACGCG GCCCGGTGGTCGGAGATGTTCCCGTGCATCGTGGCGAGGGCGAGCACGACGGACATCATCTCGAGCGGCATGGGCGCCACGCGCAGCGGGTCAATCCAGCTG ATGCACGCGGAGCTGCAGGTGCTGTCGCCGCTGGTGCCGATCCGGGAGGTGGTGTTCCTGCGGTTCTGCAAGCAGCACGCGGAGGGGCTGTGGGCCGTGGTCGACGTCTCGGTGGACGCCGTCCTCCGCCCCGACGGCGGCAACCCCCACGCCCACCACCACAACCTCGCGCAgaacggcggcgccgccgggtACATGGGCTGCCGCCTCCTCCCCACTGGCTGCATCGTGCAGGACATGAACAACGGCTACTCCAAG GTCACGTGGGTGGTTCACGCGGAGTACGACGAGGCGGCGGTGCACCAGCTCTACCGGCCGCTGCTCCGCTCCGGGCAGGCCCTCGGCGCGCGCCGCTGGCTCGCCTCGCTCCAGCGCCAGTGCCAGTACCTCGCCATCCTCTGCTCCAACTCCCTCCCCGCACGCGACCACGCCG CGATAACGCCGGTGGGGCGGAGGAGCATGCTGAAGCTGGCGCAGCGGATGACGGATAACTTCTGCGCGGGCGTGTGCGCCTCGGCGGCGCAGAAGTGGCGGCGCCTCGACGAGTGGCGCGGCGGCGAAGGCGGAGGGGCCGccgggaacggcggcggcgcgggcgagggGGAGGAGAAGGTGCGCATGATGGCGCGGCAGAGCGTGGGCGCGCCCGGGGAGCCCCCCGGCGTGGTGCTGAGCGCCACCACGTCCGTGCGGCTGCCGGCCACTCCCCCGCAGCGCGTGTTCGACTACCTCCGCGACGAGCAGCGCCGCGGGGAGTGGGACATCCTCGCCAACGGCGAGGCAATGCAAGAGATGGACCACATCGCCAAGGGCCAGCACCACGGCAACGCCGtctccctcctccgcccaaaT GCAACAAGTGGCAACCAGAACAACATGCTCATCTTGCAAGAGACTTGCACCGACTCCTCCGGCTCGCTGGTGGTGTACGCGCCGGTGGACGTGCAGTCCATGCACGTGGTCATGAACGGCGGCGACTCCGCGTACgtctccctcctcccctccggCTTCGCCATCCTCCCGGACGGCCACAGCCCGCCGTCGAACGCCGCCCAGGGCTCGCCGAGCGTCCAGTCCGCCAGCGGCAGCGCCGGGTCCCTGGTCACCGTGGCGTTCCAGATCCTGGTGAACAACCTGCCCACCGCGAAGCTCACCGTGGAGTCGGTGGAGACCGTCAGCAACCTGCTCTCCTGCACCATCCAGAAGATCAAGTCCGCCCTCCAGGCCAGCATCGTCACGCCCTAG